The genomic stretch ATACAAATGCTTAATTTATGTTTTCCTGCAAACTAACGTGGAAAACACACAGGATGTGTCCTCCAGGTGTACCTCTCttaaagaaaacaaagcaaagtTGGACAAAAgggaaattattaaaaaattttGGGAATCTTCTGATTTACTGTTGCtggttttgtcatttgtttcatTTCTCATCTAGACAGATCTCAGCTCCCGTCCTGCTCTCAGGACTTGTCTGATGTCAGAGCGCAGTCAAAGGAAGCCGACAGCACCTTGCAGATGGACTGAGCCTGCTCCTGTTCAGAGAGATGATAGATAACACGCGGGGAAATACCTCAAATCcagaaaacatttcattttatacTTTTTGTCACACTCACCGAGTTGCTGCACTGGTACACCCAGATGCTGCACTCCTCTTGCTTTGCATCGGTGGTTTTGAGAGCCAGGAGGTTCTTCCCTGCACCCAGGCCGTCATCGTAACACAGCATACGCACTATCAGGTACAGAGGGTGCCGGTGCAGCACATCCTGGACCAAAAGGTACAATTAAAAGCACTTTAGCATACATTTCTTCATTTGTATTACCTGGTTAAGAAAGATAACCATCATCAATCAATGTGGCTTCAGAGGTAAGTCTCCATTCATAATGTAAACAAATATTTGAGTCAGCAGCTTTGTGCAGAACCATGTCCAAAATATAAATTGATTCTAAATTCATAACCATGCTGTTTGATGACCTAGCAATACTGCACAGTCTAATCAATAAGCATTCAATCTGAAGTACAGTGTataaactttttcttttcttttttaatttcatttatttttttagcctttTGAATAGGACATCAACAGGATCGTAGGAGAGTGAggggacgacacgcagcaaaggacAACGGGTCGGAATCAAACCCAGGCCGTGGCGGCAAGGACTGAGCCCCAGTACATAGTGCGCCCACCCAACCAGGTGAGCCACCAGGGCGCCCCAGAATATGAACTTTTCTATTGCTTTTCTACTCACACACTGGTCCAGCGACGCCACTTTGACTCCGTACTTTGACACTCCCAGAATCATCTCTTCGTCTCCCGGCACGAAGGGCAGCTTTCCATCTTGCTGTGAAAAGGAGCAGAATATTTATAGCAACTTCATGAATGAATGGTGTGATATTAACTGCTGTAAGCCTACTTGAGGGGTGTCCCTAAAGCATCTTACCTGAGTGGCATCAATGTAGTTGATGAGGTCCAGAGGCTCCTGGAGGGTCTTGCACATGTCAAACTGTAACTTCTCAATGGCTCCCACATACTTTACACGGAACTCAGCACATGTTTCAGATGTGCTGTTACCTATGGAGGGCatcaaaaaatcaatcagaacAGAAAAAAGTAGTGAAAACTTTTAACTTCCATGACTAGTTGACTGACCTGAGCTCTTGGTTGAATCTGTATCGAGGCTGGCGACGGTACTGGATCTGGAGAGTCCTCCCAAACTGGAGTCGACAGACTACATGGAGTCAGTAACATGAGAGGGTATTGGCTCAACAAGGAGAAAGTGGCTCTGttaacattttgtgtgtgtgtgtgtgtgtgtgtatgtgtatgtgtgtgtgtgtgtgtgtgtgtgtgtgtgttgctgtactTTGCTTTTGGTGCTGATCTCACTGCTTTgcgagctgctgctgctgtggcgcTTTTTGACTTTCCGGAACATCCTTCACCATGACGACTGCATCCAGTCATCCAGCCTCACCGAACCTGAATCATCAACGACTGCATTGTTAACACACTCCACAAGAGGCCTTATCAAGTCTCAATAGAGATGATGAATAATTGAATGTAGTCTAAATTCTGAATAATGGATAAATGAGAGTGTGTACCTTCGGCTACATAATAATAGCTAGCTAGTATTAGTAGCTACCCTTTGCATGGTTCAATTGTTACTGTCACAGCTGCACAGCTATTCACATTGTAGGGGTGTTAAGCTTTAAGTTAGTTAGTTCAGCTTTATTAATTCAGAAAGACTCATTATGatcaagagaaagagaaaccTGAGAACAAGACAAAatagtcaacacacacacacacacacacacacacacacacacacagaaatcctaattaaattaaacacaaaGATGCTTTAATATATCAGCAACGTAGTTGGAAAGGCcctcaaaagaaaaatgtgaatcCAATAGCTTTTGTAAGAAGACCATGTATGTACCTCTCCATTCAACAGGAAGGCTGTGTTAAAAGAACATTAGCTGTTAAATACGGTTGCACATCATAACAATAATATGCTAATAAAACACTGTAATACATACTACCTTTGTGGTTAGCTTCTCATGAAGGGACACCAGTTAAATTGCAAACCACTTTATCTGTTACACCTGCTACTGTAACAATATCTCCTTCCTCCATCAGAGCAAAATGTTACTCTAGGGTTTTGTGATGGAGTCGGAGGGTGTATCACTTACTCTATATAGTCTATCTATGGTGCATCCGTACCGGggtgaggtggggggggggcagaaaaCATTTAGAACAGAGCCCCCCCAAGACTCAAATTATACACCAGACACCAAAATCAACAGGTTACCTCTGTGAGGAACGCATCATTTATCTTGCTAACTAACCTAACGCTACATGCTCAGTAGAAGACATGGCATTGCTCATCATTTGCTATATTATATTGTACATGCGAAAAGAAAATGTCTGGATAAAACTCATACTACTCCACCTTAAATGTCCCCCACCGCATTTATTTTCACACTGAAGATGAAAAGCCTTCACATGGAGTTTTGCTAAACGCCCTAGAAAAAAATCTAGTCAGCCACAAAAGTACCTGTTTCAACAGTCTAAATGTGCCGTTGGGAGTTAAATTTCTTCAAAGAATTGTTACCTTCAGTTTCACTCTTTAGCTTCCCTTCGACTTTCACACAGCCTACACCCAACACCACTTAAAGGGGACGCGACGAACTAGCTACTCCAAAAAAGTATCTCTAAAGTTGAGTATTGAGCCGAGAGGCCTGTGGATAATATATATTGTTAAGCTATAGCCTacagaaaagtgtttttgtatATGTATGATTACCGTGCTCCTTGTAacattttagtcatttttataATGTAAATCCGTACGGCAAAAACCGGCCCACGGCTGTCTCGGAACTTTGTGTGTCGACGCTTTTGATTTCGCGTCGGCTGTATTTTGGCACACAACCGGAAGTGTGACGTCACAAGAAGGCCGTCGCCCCCTCTTTCATTCAACAAAcagtgcatttacagtatgacCAGCTTTATTTGTCCTATTTTTATATTTACCTTCAAAATTTGACACATATGGCGACAAAACGCAAAGTAGAGGTGATTGTCCCCGCAGAGGAGAGTGACCAGCTCCTAATTCGTCCACTGTAAGTTAAtttgtaaatttttttatatatttatatatatatattttgagtgACTGTAACCAAAATGTAATCTTAAAcgctattttttttaatgtaactatAGGGGTGCTGGTCAGGAGGTTGGGAGATCATGTATCATCCTGGAGTTCAAAGGAAGGAAAATTATGGTACACATCTTTATTTTAACTTAAGTATTATTCTGACTG from Perca fluviatilis chromosome 20, GENO_Pfluv_1.0, whole genome shotgun sequence encodes the following:
- the itgb1bp1 gene encoding integrin beta-1-binding protein 1 isoform X2; translation: MFRKVKKRHSSSSSQSSEISTKSKSVDSSLGGLSRSSTVASLDTDSTKSSGNSTSETCAEFRVKYVGAIEKLQFDMCKTLQEPLDLINYIDATQQDGKLPFVPGDEEMILGVSKYGVKVASLDQCDVLHRHPLYLIVRMLCYDDGLGAGKNLLALKTTDAKQEECSIWVYQCSNSAQSICKVLSASFDCALTSDKS
- the itgb1bp1 gene encoding integrin beta-1-binding protein 1 isoform X1, which translates into the protein MFRKVKKRHSSSSSQSSEISTKSKSVDSSLGGLSRSSTVASLDTDSTKSSGNSTSETCAEFRVKYVGAIEKLQFDMCKTLQEPLDLINYIDATQQDGKLPFVPGDEEMILGVSKYGVKVASLDQCDVLHRHPLYLIVRMLCYDDGLGAGKNLLALKTTDAKQEECSIWVYQCSNSEQAQSICKVLSASFDCALTSDKS